In Ovis canadensis isolate MfBH-ARS-UI-01 breed Bighorn chromosome 15, ARS-UI_OviCan_v2, whole genome shotgun sequence, the genomic stretch aaattctgaaagagatgggaataccagaccacctgacctgcctcttgagaaatctgtatgcaggtcaggaagcagcagtaagaactggacatggaacaacagactggttccaaataggaaaaggagtacgtcaaggctgcatattgtcaccctgcttatttaagttctatgcagagtacctcatgagaaacgctgggctggaagaagcacaagctggaatcaagattgcagggagaaatatcaatcacctcagatatgcagatgacaccacccttatggcagaaagtgaagaggaactaaaaagcctcttgatgaaagttaaagtggagagtgaaaaagttggcctaaagttcaacattaagaaaacgaagatcatggcatccggtcccatcacttcatgggaaatagatggggaaacagtggaaacagtgtcagactttatttttttgggctccaaatcactgcagatggtgattgcagccatgaaattaaaagacgcttactccttggaagaaaagttatgaccaacctagatagtatattcaaaagcagagacattactttgctgactaaggtccgtctagtcaaggctatggtttttcctgtggtcatgtatggatgtgagagttggactgtgaagaaggctgagcgccaaagaattgatgcttttaaactgtggtgttggagaagactcttgtgagtcccttggactgcaaggagatacaaccagtccattctgaaagagatcagtcctgggatttctttggaaggaatgatgctaaagctgaaactccagtactttggccacctcatgtgaagagttgactcgttggaaaagactctgatgctgggagggattgggggcaggaggagaaggggacaactgaggatgagatggctggatggcattacggactcgatggacgtgagtctgagtgaactccgcgagatggtgatggacagggaggtctgtcgtgctgcgattcatggggtcacaaagagtcagacacgactgagcgactgaactgaactgaactgaatgtttcatCAGTTGTCACAATGGTTTATAATGTAAAATACTTAACTGTAAAATGAAGTTTGTAGAGGGCAGACACCAATAATATagatcagagaagaaaactaaaaatttagaCCTAAACCTGTACGTATATACACACAGATCCCTTCTCATGAATTGTCTTCAGCTACTCTCAAGACTGAAGACTGATAGTTCTATAGGAGGTTTGTTTGTGATGTACGATGTATGAGAAGTCCTAACCAGTTTACTCCAGTGATTTTAAGTCATATGAACAAAATATAATTATGTGTACACTCATTTCCATTTCGTAACTACAATggatcatctccaagaaaaagaaatgcaaaaaagcaaaatggctttctgaggaggccttacaaatagctgtgaaaaaaagagacgtgaaaaggaaggatataccagTTTGAAGGCAAAGttcaaaaaaatagcaaggagagataagaaagcccctTCCTCAATGGTCAGTGCaacgaaatagaggaaaacaatagaataggaaagactagagatctcttcaagaaaattagagatgatgactcaatgaacatgagttttagtatgctctgggagttggtgatggacagggaggcctggtgtgctgcagtccatgtgcttacaaagagtagggcactactgagtggctgaattgaactgagctgagttgAACTACAAAGGAAAAAGTAACTGGAAATGAAATCTATCGGTTGGTCACTAAGCCATATTTTGCACATGTTAGAGTTTTTTTTGATAATCagaattttcaattaaaatagtTTTTGAGTGCTAACATTCACCTTTGTGCCTGCTATGTAGCTTCAggaatgtctgactctgtgtggccccatggactgtagcctgccaggcttctctgtccacatgaTTCTCGAGGCAAGAGGACCTGagaaggttgccatgctctcctccagggatcttcccaacccagggatcaagccacatcttgatctcttgcattggcaggcaggtactttaccacaatgccacctgggaagccacaggaAGAAGtgcaaacaccaaaacataaTATAAACTAGGATGAagtaaaatctttcattttaatgaattcaTCACTGTGCCTTCGCCAGcaagcaaaaatgaaagaaaatatttacttatatattgaATAAGTAATACATTTGCTACATGTTGTGGAGAGTAAAGCTATGACTAACcaaattattttctcaaagagCTTACAATATATTTAGTGAGAGAGAAatattatacacatacattttcttttaaaaatacctctTTAAATTAATCTTCACTtcctttcaataaacatttaaatgtgaTTGCCCCAATTCTTTCACTACCACTCCGTGTTTCATGCACAGCGAAAGCATGGAGAGAGGCTCagtgaggggacatatgtgtaatAAGTGATTCACTctgtggtacagcagaaactaacacacatttGTAAAGCTATTAcactccaaaataaataaacaataaataaaaaatttaaaaaatagaatcaatATTTTCAGGGAGTCATCAAAATTATAAGATTTCATTCAGAATGTTAACGATAATTCAATAACATTTCATGTCCAAAGAATTGCAAAATGAGCATTTTCCTACCTACAAATGCAGTCATCTTAGATTTCAATGATAAAAAGAATATTCAAGTTTATACATGTAAGTGTATGCAGAAAGTCTCAAAAAATATAGGAAATGTCAGAAATATCACACATGttcataatatatacacatgaaACCTACATAATTATCAATCTAGAAGAACACATACTAAACACATCATAACTTCTAGTGCATTTCTATTTCcttaaattttcaatatttttcaaatttttacaaTATTAACATATTCCATTCAAAATCCAAAATTGTGAGATGGTGAGTGTTTCCTTAGCTGTTTGTGTGTTTgccttttatttgatttttattgtattatttttaaatttttatttatttttttagattggaggttaattactttacaatattcatagagctagaacaaataatttcacaatttgtatggaaatacaaaaaacctcgaatagacaaatcaatcttgagaaagaagaatgtgtGTTTGCCTTTTAAATCAGCCTAAAATAACTCATAAAGCACAACTAAATATTCATTACGAAGAAGTTACTGTGTGTTGAAAATACTGGCGGGATATCAATATTCTATGATACTGGCCAACATTTATTAGTGCTGCCTTAAACACTTCGCATAGCTGAATTGATTTAATCTTTATAGTAACTATGTGTGTgagtgcctgcatgctcagtcactcagtcctgtcagactctttgcagatccatggactgtagcccaccaggcttctctgtccatggaattttctagaacactggagtgggttgtcatttccttctccagggatcttccagacccaggtatTAAACACATGTTTCTTGCATTGAcgatggattgtttaccactgagcccctgggaagcctcttATAGCAACTATATGGGCCTGGAATTATTATTTATCTAGTGAAGTTGAGGAAACTTGAGGCTTGAATTTTCAGAGATTTATGGGTTATACAAGTAATAGAGCAACAGACCTAGAATCTAAATTTTGGAATGTTTGGTTCCCAAGCAAGTGCTCATAATCACTCTGCTATAACACTTCTCTATAAAGTAAAGGAAATGATTTCTTAAATTGGTATCATTGTTCCCATAACTGACCTTTTTTCCATCATAACATTCTCTGAAGTTGGATTatgttttggaaaatatatgacatattttaaaagctgaCAACTATACTTTCTCATTTAGGAAATCAGTTtcacttaaaaatgtatatagttAGACCGTGGTTTAACATGGTTCTGGTTTCCAATTATAATGTAGATTTCCAAAGTCATATTCTTAAAAATACCCAAGATTATATTTAGTTAGGCAAATGATGGCTCaacacaataaacaaacaaacaaacgattCTATTTGTCTCTGAAGAGACAGCAAAGAAATACACtacaggaatggaaaaaaaaaaacagagagagagagagagagagagagcttagaAACTTAACATCactgttattttaattatttggagtcctttcttttcttcatgaCCCTATTGAGTgcattttttacttctttgtttctAAGACTGTATATAAGTGGATTCAGCATGGGGATGACAATAGTATAAAAAACAGAAGCCACTTGATCCTTTCCCAAGGAGTAGGACTTACTTGGTTTTAAGTAAGTGAAAATCATAGTGCtgtaaaagatggttactcccaGGAGATGGGAGGCACAGGTAGAGAaagctttctgcttctctgaagTGGAAGTGATTTTCAGGATAGTGGACAGGATGGACACATAGGACACGGATATTGTGATAAGAGACACCAGTAGGGTGGAACCGGCAGAAATGAATATGATGATTTCAATGTCGTGTGTGTCAGTGCAGGACAGGGCTAAAATTGCTGGTCCATCACAGAAAAAGTGATAAATTATCTTTGAGTTGCAGAAATGCAGTCTACTCAAGCACAGAACATTGACAGAGGTGTCCATAAAGCCAATCAAATAGGATCCAAAGACGAGAGAGCAGCAGCGCCTGGTGGACATAACCACCTGGTAACGCAGAGGGCTGCAGATGGCTGCATAGCGATCGCAGGCcatggaagagagaaggaaacattCAGTGGCCCCCAAGAAGACAAAGAAACACATCTGAGTGAAGCAGTTCAGGTACGAAATATTCTGCTTGGAAGTCAGTAAGTTGCCTAAGGTTTTAGGGGTGATGACACTTGAGTAACTGAGGTCAAGAAATGACAAGTGactgaggaaaaagtacatggggCTGTGAAGCTGGGGGTCCAGGTGGATTATCAGGATCATCCCCACATTCCCCAGCACAGTCATCAGGTATATCAGGAGGAAGAGGGTGAAGAGGACCAGCCGGATCTCTTCAGAGTCTGTCAGTCCCATGAGGATGAAGTCAGACACCTGTGTGATATTCCTTCTGCCAATAGTGTTCAAATGCTCCAAACTGTTGAGATCAAAGTTGATACTTGACATGAATTACTTcaaaaagtttgggtttttataAACAACGTGATACATTCATATTCGATGTTATGGTTTGATGTTTCTAGAAAGTGAGAAGAGGGTTATAGAGAGTATGAAAAGAAAACTCTTAATTTGACTATCAAATATAGAAAGAAGTATACCTATATATGGGGATATAATGTAGCAAAACCTAGTACAATTGAATAGTTAGAATGACTGATACTGTTTTAAAGCTTGTCATTATTAATGAATTTAATTACCATGAGATTATTATACCATAGTTAGTACCATTTGACACATTCTTCATATGAGAAAAAAGCACTGTGAATTTAGTTAACCCAGCCAGAGTCAGAGCTATTAAATATTGGATCTGATATTCTGCCAAGGTAGATTAACCTCAAAAGGAATACCCATAATACTATATTCTTATTTATGATTGATTTCAGCAAACCTTCAAAATTTTTAGatatataataacaaaaattgtTTGAGGTATATATAATTGACaatttgatatataatatatataagttGATATACATATAATTGTTTGATATATATAGTTTAATGCATCATGCACTGTTCTTTCTTTCCCAATATATTTACTATTATACTAATAAACATTCATTTCAACTTTAGTGAACTTCAGTAGCATATGCTAAATTATAGACCATATATTAGCATTAATCTTCAAACAATAGGATGCTTGTACAACTTgataattcaaaattaaatttcttccaaaattatgtttctAAATATGCACATTGATTGCAGACCCTGATTATATCAACTCTGTATTCCTGGTTCTACAAATCTTGGCATTACTTAGGGAAAGGTTTAaatgatatgggcttccctggtggctcagaggttaaagcgtcttcctggaatgtgggagatccaggctcgatccctttgttgggaagatcccctggagaaggaaatggcaacctactccagtactcttgcctggagaaacccatggagggaggaccctggtaggctacagtccatatcaGTGTACATATTCTGaaaatatctccattttatttgATTCTACCTAAAATCTTTTACCTTTGAGAATAATACTTACCAGAGGCCAAGGTTGGTAAAACACACTTCTTTTAATATTATCTGTCTATGAAGTATGTTGGCCACAAATTTTGCTCACAAataaaacatgaagatcatgTAAGTTGAAAATTTCTGTAATAAACATGGTTCTTTTTtgagataaattatttttaaattttaatgcagtcattttgttttcttcagtagGGA encodes the following:
- the LOC138420764 gene encoding olfactory receptor 8H1-like, producing the protein MGLTDSEEIRLVLFTLFLLIYLMTVLGNVGMILIIHLDPQLHSPMYFFLSHLSFLDLSYSSVITPKTLGNLLTSKQNISYLNCFTQMCFFVFLGATECFLLSSMACDRYAAICSPLRYQVVMSTRRCCSLVFGSYLIGFMDTSVNVLCLSRLHFCNSKIIYHFFCDGPAILALSCTDTHDIEIIIFISAGSTLLVSLITISVSYVSILSTILKITSTSEKQKAFSTCASHLLGVTIFYSTMIFTYLKPSKSYSLGKDQVASVFYTIVIPMLNPLIYSLRNKEVKNALNRVMKKRKDSK